A genomic region of Rhipicephalus sanguineus isolate Rsan-2018 chromosome 1, BIME_Rsan_1.4, whole genome shotgun sequence contains the following coding sequences:
- the LOC119387361 gene encoding uncharacterized protein LOC119387361: protein MNAWVIVLGLCAFVSTATAGGYGGGHGAIILAGHGGGYGGGGHGGYSKVVPGPSFLVSTVHHVHKISHGGAIIGGYDLVPHGGGHGGGYGGGYGGYGGHGW, encoded by the exons ATGAACGCCTGG GTCATCGTATTAGGACTCTGCGCCTTCGTATCGACGGCAACGGCAGGGGGCTATGGCGGTGGCCATGGAGCGATCATCTTGGCCGGGCACGGTGGTGGTTATGGAGGAGGCGGACATGGCGGTTACAGCAAAGTGGTGCCCGGACCCTCATTCCTAGTGAGCACTGTGCACCATGTGCACAAGATCAGCCACGGTGGGGCCATTATTGGCGGCTACGACTTGGTTCCCCACGGTGGAGGACATGGAGGAGGCTATGGAGGTGGCTACGGCGGATACGGTGGACATGGATG gtGA